The Leptospira paudalimensis region TTTATTAGGTGAAAATTTATCCAAACACCATTTGTTTGTTCCCAAAAAACACTTCGGTGTGATTTTTGAAACCTTTATCCTAGCCGAAGCGGAAGATGGTCTCTACATCATTGACCAACACACGGCCCACGAACGGATCCGTTATGAGGAAGTATTACGGGATCTCAAATCGAAAGCCTATAAATCCCAAAGCCTACTCACTCCCATTCGTCTCGAGCTCACAAAAGAAGAAGCCGAAGAGATGATCGCAGAAAAACAAAGGTTTAGTGAACTTGGGATCACCCTCGAACCTTTTTCGGGAGGTACAATCCTCATCCGAGAGGTTCCTTCTTATATTGATCCCGGGAAAGAAACGGAAACTATCCTCGACCTTTGGGAGCGGTTCAAGTCCAAAGACCCAGAAGAAAGAGAGTTGTATGACGAAATGGCAAAATGTGTCGCGTGTCGCTCTGCCATCAAAAAAGGGGACCAAGTCTCAGACCCCATCATTGGGGAACTCTTACAAAGGCTTTCGTACTGCGAAAATCCTTCCCTATGCCCTCACGGTCGGCCAACACTCATCAAACTGACACGAAAAGACCTAGAGACCATGTTCCATAGGATCTAAACTGCCAAACGAATCCGAAAAACATTGATTGATTTATCGCTTTCGAAATTCTAGGTTCTGATGCCAAGACCCTTAGAAGGCAAAAACATGACCCTGCGTGAGAAGGAAAAAATCCTGCTCCAAAAAATCAAAGCAGGGGATCCGACTGCCTATATGACACTTGTCTCTCCTTTCCGAGAGAGACTCTTCCGAAAAGCAGTTTCCATGGTCAAAGACGGCGATGACGCCGAAGACATTGTCCAAGACGCTCTCATTTCTGGTTACAAATCCATCCAAAACTTCCGTGCCGAGGCAGGCGTTTACACTTGGCTCTACCGCATTGTGGTCAATAAGTCCAAAGACTTACTTGCCAAAAAGAAACGCGGGCGTGAAAAACCCATGGATGACTCAGGGGATAACCAATTTGTGGATTCCCGTGTCGGATATGAAAAAAAATTGGAACTTTCTGAAGAATCGAGTTATCTAATGAGTAAGATTGCACTCTTAGAAGATTCCTACAAACAAGTTCTCGAACTTCGTTATTTTGAAAACCTTTCTTATAACGAAATTGCCGAGATTATGGAATGTAATGTTGGAACGGTTAAGAGTCGTCTCTTTAAGGCGAAGGAGTTTTTAAAGCACCTCATCCAGAAAGACGAAAAAGGAGAAGGTTTCTTTGAAAAATAGGTTTATGAATTTAAAAGATTGGTTTCGTGCTCAATACCCAGGTCTTTTCCCAGAAGACACGGATTCAGTGGTTTTAGAGAATAAAATTTGTTCTCTGTTCCAACACATCAAGGAAAAGGAAGATACCATCCTGCCTCGAATGTCAAATGACTTTGATGTCAGATTGCTGAACCTCCTAGAATCAGTTTCCATTGATCGTCCCACAGAAAAAACCTCCTTCTCCTTCCGGGATCTCATTGAAAACCGCACAGTTCAGTATTCCTTTTCAGCTGTGATGGCTGTGAGTTTGGTATTTGTTCTCTTAAACCGTTCCCAATCGGAAACTACCTTCACAAAAAATGATTCTGCTGGAGTTGTGATTGAACAAAACAATTACCAATATGAACCTACAAGCATTGATTTAAGTGAACCTTACCAAAAACGAGTGTTACTCGATCATTTACGTTCGGCACCAGGTTCCGTCTATGGACTTCGCGAACTCGAACTTTACTACGAAAAAACAGGTAGGGATGCTGCAGCTGAAGAGCTCCATCTCCTCATTGAATCCGTAGAAAAATAATTTAGAAACTAAAATTAAACTAAGTTTTTAGCAAACAAAACGGCATCCCGTGAACGGATGTCGTCAGCAGTTTTGAGGATGGCAAGGGCAAATTGTTCAATCCTTGCTTCCAATCGAAAACTCCCCCCACTCCTTTCTTTACTCTCTGTTAGGCGTTTTAATTCACTAAACCAAATCTGAATGGTACCTTCATCTTTTTTGCCACCGGTGACAAAGAGTCCTTCTCTCCATGCAAGTACAGGCACGAGTTCTTTCATATCTTCTTCTTTTTGGCTAAAGGAATTTGCTTTTTCGATGAGTTGGAGTAAAGGTGGCCAGCGTACAATGGTATAGGGAAAGAGTTGTGGGTCATTTAAAAAGGCAATGCGGTAATTATCGATACCTTCTTTTTCTTTTCCAGTCATCACCTGGGATTCTGCTAGATAATACAAAAGGACAGGTGATTGTTTATTCCCACCATATAAAAGTACTTCAATGGCCATCGAATAGTCTTGGATTTTGATGAGACTTCGGGCGAGGTCACCTAGCAACTCTTTGTCGAGAGCATTTGATCCTTCCCATTGGTAAGCAAGTTTGAGATGGTCTCTTGCTTCTTTTAAGATACAATCTTGTGTGACAATAAAACTGTCTGTGTTTTGAAACCCACGTTTTCGCACTTCCGTTTCAAAATCAGAAAAAAGTTGGAGGAGTAATTTTCCCCGTTCCTTTCCTTCCCTTGTTTTTAAAATGAGATCGAGTCTGTGGTCCCAAAAACTTGCGATATAAAATCCACTGATGGTGGCAATGTCCTCGGGATCACGATCCAGAAGTACAGAAAAGATAGATTTAGCAGTTTGAAACTCACCATTTCCAAGATAGGTAAGTGCTTCTTCCGACTTCTGGATCATTAGAGATTAGTGTTGGCTTTTTTTGTCGTGGTGTTTGCTTGTTTGGGAGATGATTTTGTCTTCTAAACCATCGATACACACGTAAATGTCTTTGTCTTGGTTGTGTGCGTTAAAATTATTTCCATCAGCGTGTAACTTGAGGTTAGCGTTGATTTCTCCATGGATGGCTTCAAAGGAAACTTCACAAGATACAACTTTTTGTACGAATTTTGTCACTCGTTCTAGTTTTTCATCTGCGTATTTTTCAGCAGCTTCGGATCGGTCTAAATGTTTCCAAGTATAATTGATTTTCATAGTTTGTCCCAATTTGGTATGGAATGATTGTATTTTGGAAAAAAAGCTAACGTCAAATAAAAAAGAATTGAAGGTGGGTGTTTCGAGGCATACTCCTTGTATGCATGGCAGAGGAAGAAAAGAAAGAGAAAGCCGCCAAAAAAAAAGTGGCCAAAAAAAAATCAGCATCTCCTGCAAAACCTAAGGCAAAAGATGAATCCAAGGTACTTTCTAAAAAAGAACTCGTAAAACCACCGAGTGAAACTCGATCTTTGCCACCAAACAAACTTCCTAAAATTTACAATGATTCCAAATATACAAAACATCCCAGTTACCCAACTGAAGATTTAATTAAGGTACTAGTTCGGTCGCCGAAAGAAGCGTTTGTCTTTTGGAAATTTTCAGAAAACACCTTAGAACGAATGACCAAAGAATTGGAAGTGCAAACTACCGATGTTCTAAAGTTTCGTTTGAAAGTAGAATACCAAAATGTTTTTGGGAGTGACCGTGTGGAATGGTACGACCTTCCTCCCTTTACAGAATCGTATTATCTCAAGTTTATGTTTCCTGTGAAAATGATTCAATGCACCATTTTTGTTTCTTATTTAGAAAAGGAAATTCCGTCCTTACATTCTACTGGGAAAGACTTACCACTGGGTACTGAGTCTTTTCGATTGGACAAAGAATGGATCCACCCTGAATGGATTAGCGCAGGACTTGTCACCCAAAGCCCGAGTGGT contains the following coding sequences:
- the hpf gene encoding ribosome hibernation-promoting factor, HPF/YfiA family, whose amino-acid sequence is MKINYTWKHLDRSEAAEKYADEKLERVTKFVQKVVSCEVSFEAIHGEINANLKLHADGNNFNAHNQDKDIYVCIDGLEDKIISQTSKHHDKKSQH
- a CDS encoding LIMLP_12425 family protein, yielding MNLKDWFRAQYPGLFPEDTDSVVLENKICSLFQHIKEKEDTILPRMSNDFDVRLLNLLESVSIDRPTEKTSFSFRDLIENRTVQYSFSAVMAVSLVFVLLNRSQSETTFTKNDSAGVVIEQNNYQYEPTSIDLSEPYQKRVLLDHLRSAPGSVYGLRELELYYEKTGRDAAAEELHLLIESVEK
- a CDS encoding RNA polymerase sigma factor, producing MPRPLEGKNMTLREKEKILLQKIKAGDPTAYMTLVSPFRERLFRKAVSMVKDGDDAEDIVQDALISGYKSIQNFRAEAGVYTWLYRIVVNKSKDLLAKKKRGREKPMDDSGDNQFVDSRVGYEKKLELSEESSYLMSKIALLEDSYKQVLELRYFENLSYNEIAEIMECNVGTVKSRLFKAKEFLKHLIQKDEKGEGFFEK